A section of the Lutra lutra chromosome 3, mLutLut1.2, whole genome shotgun sequence genome encodes:
- the LOC125095356 gene encoding gamma-crystallin F produces the protein MGKITFYEDRGFQGRHYECSSDHPNLQPYFSRCNSVRVDSGCWMLYEQPNYAGCQYFLRRGDYPDYQQWMGLSDSVRSCRLIPHTSSHRIRIYEREDYRGQMVEITEDCSSLHDRFHFNEIHSFHVLEGCWVLYELPNYRGRQYLLRPGDYRRYHDWGATSARVGSLRRAVDYY, from the exons ATGGGGAAG ATCACTTTCTACGAGGACCGGGGCTTCCAGGGCCGCCACTACGAGTGCAGCAGTGACCACCCGAACCTGCAGCCCTACTTCAGCCGCTGCAACTCGGTGCGCGTGGACAGCGGCTGCTGGATGCTCTATGAGCAGCCCAACTACGCGGGCTGCCAGTACTTCCTGCGGCGCGGGGACTACCCGGACTACCAGCAGTGGATGGGCCTCAGCGACTCGGTCCGCTCCTGCCGCCTCATCCCGCAC ACCAGCTCCCACAGGATCAGGATCTACGAGCGAGAGGACTACAGGGGCCAGATGGTAGAGATCACTGAGGACTGCTCCTCCCTTCATGACCGCTTCCACTTCAATGAGATCCACTCCTTCCACGTGCTGGAGGGCTGCTGGGTCCTCTACGAGCTGCCCAACTACCGCGGACGGCAGTACCTGCTGAGACCGGGGGACTACAGGCGCTACCACGACTGGGGGGCCACGAGTGCCCGAGTGGGCTCATTGCGGAGAGCCGTGGATTACTATTGA